The Salvia miltiorrhiza cultivar Shanhuang (shh) chromosome 2, IMPLAD_Smil_shh, whole genome shotgun sequence DNA window TTGAACAATGATTAATGTTTGTTTTCATTATCCATGAATGATTTCATGTTTTGGATTTGAATTATGtttgaatttgattaatgaGTTTCATGTTATCATTAAAACATACTTGGATTTCATGTTTTGGATTTGAATcatgttattatatttttatcatcATACAAGTTTACATAAATATAACGAATGATGaagtcaaaataaaaaatatacacaAATTTGTAACATAAACAACCCCAAAAATATGAATTAGAGGATGTATTTGTTTGGGATTTGAGTAAATCCTTCGAATTCGTGCATTCTGACTCACactccagcggccgctggagtGTGGGTCAGAATGCACGAATTCGAAGAATTTACTCAAATCCCAAACAAATACCCCCTAATTTAAGCTCAATTCCGTGGATTTCCTCAAATCCCCAGCTAATACACTcctaaattatataattcatgctcaataaaatcgtccaatatccattaaaaaaatcttaaaataaCGTCAACATCCATACAAAATCcaacattgaaaaaaaaaacgttaATTCAACGACATCCATCAAAACACCTCCCTAAACATTATCTTCGGTCTCCGCCTGATCGTCTTGATCGGTTTCAGATATTTGACTATTTTGCCACATAGCATTAGCAATATTTGTTCTCCATATATTCGCTTCATTCCGCTGGGACAGTTGGCTTTGAGAAAAATATTCCAAAATGTCTGCATCGTTCTCAACGTCTGGTGCAACATTTCATTCTTCAACTTCGACTGGAAATTCATCAGAACGACACTCCTTTCGGAGAAAGTTATGCAATCCAACACAAGCCAATACTAACTCTGCTTGTGTTTGAAATGGGAACGGATGAGCtgttttgaaaattgtgaaacGTGATTTGAAGATTCCAAAAATTCGTTCAATCACGTTTCGCAATGATGCATGTCGAAGATTGAACAACTCATCTGCATTTCTTGGATGACGACCGTCACCACCGAAATCTTTGAGATGATATCGAACGCCACGTAAAGGAGCCAAAAACTGACGACGATTAGCAAATCCACGATCTACTAGAAAATATTTACCTTGAGGTACGTGGAGTCCATTTGGTCTAGACAATGCATcacttaaaattttggaatCATGGGCTGAGTCTTCCCATCCACTAAGCACATAGatgaactgcaaatcaaacTTGCAAGCTACCAAAACATTTTGCGAATTCACCCCATGACAGTTACGATAACAGCTCACGTCTCTACCTCTTATCATGGTCGGGATATGAGTGCCATCTATAGCCCTGATACAATCCTAAAATAATAGGTGAATGTGTTATACAAAAACCAAAACTATTTAATATAATACAAGAGCATAAATATTATACCTTGAAGTAAGGATTAAATCTAGTACCTTCCCGAATTTTAGCGGGTATTGCGCCAGTCGGCTTAACCATCATGTCCGGTGCTATGGTGTTCAATGCTCTCAAGATTTTGTTGAAGTTCTGACTAGCAGCAAAATGCGAACGACCAAACCTTTCACGAACGTTACAATAACGATCACTGTGCCCTACAATGATGAGGAATGTTGCCAATATTTCTTCAACAGTTGTGTATCGTGTATCATCCACATGGGCTTTCTCCCTAATGATCTGGCATAATTTGATGAAGACGTCAGGATACATTCTATACAACTGTCGAAACTGGCTCGGATCTCCATCCATCATTCTCGTAATAAAATGAAATCCTTCCCTATTCTTTGGTCGTCGCATCAGAGAGTTGTCAGCAGTCGGATGTAGCGTCATAATATTTCCCAATAAAGTGATAACTACCTTAGCTGCTTCCATCAGTTGCCTAGCAAGATCAGAAAGTTCAATCTCTATCTCTGTTTCACTTTCATCCTCAAGTTCTTCATCTTTGTCTTCTTCaattgcaattttaattttatcttcATAATTCATGCTGCCATTTAAAACAATGaaacaataattgaaataagaataaaagggACGAACAAAAAATATCCTTTtaaaaatactcataaaaaCCATTCAttaatcaagaaaagaaagtattaaaacataaaaccaACAAAACAATGTACTCATAAAAAGAtggtgaaacaaaaataaaaacatagttcAAAAAACATGACTAAACTATCCTCTAATCCTTAATCTTGGATTCTATCCATCTTTTACGTTCAGGAACAGTCATTTTCATAAATCCATCTTTTTGTGACTTTGTAACAAGCAAGTCAAATGCTTTCATGCGGGCATCGTCACTCAAATCAGGAATTTCTTTGATAGCATCCCAAGTTGtataacttttttctttttctcttctttccAGCATAGTATCTCGTTTCACGAAGAGGCTTTCAACTCGATCCATTGTGCTAgtgattttattaatttctgCCATGAACTCCTGATGCGAACTATTTTCAGTGTGGCCTGAATTTGTCTCAAACTGGCCTCTGCTTCTTTTGGCGGGAGCTCTTCTCTGAGTGGACTCCACAGACACTTCAGTGAATGCCACGGGTGATTTGGAGCCGGATAACGGTGGATCATCTTGACCCAGTACTACAAACGCCTCATTCTCAGCATCGTAATTCAACTCCTCTATGTTCGGACCTCTACTTTCATCAACTCCTATTGTCCTAGCATTAGTAGCACTGCCCAATCCAATTGCGTTTCTTCCTACAGCCACACTGTTTCCAACAGCAATCCCCAAGTCTCCAAAATCCGAAAAACTCCCAGTGCGTAAGTATGCATCTTTTGGGtgagcctaaaataataaataagaaaattattaattaactatattatttaaataacattgtgtttaaaaaataattgataacaAATTTACCTCTATATACGCATCCCATACTTCATCTGAGGCCGTGAATTTTTTGGTGTTGTTGTCATAGCCAAAACCAGAGTTAAACTTCAAGAGTGTTGAATAAGCATTCCAACGTCTCTTAAACCATTTGATACGACTTTGGtagtgattataatttttattgcacCTAAGTCTTTCATTCAGAACAGGCAATATCCTTTCCTCTACTATGGCTTTGCTAAATAAACCACTATTATCGCGTCATCCCCTATGTGCAGACTCAACCAGAATTTCTAACAAGGCATCACTTTGTTCCTTTGTCCATGCTTCATACACTGCCCTTTTTTTGGAATCTTGTGGTTGAGAGTCTcccataataatattactaGACACCGAAAATAAATACAGATACAGTACTATatcaatgaataaaaataaaaaaatacaaaatatcaaCAAAAAACTGAAATCAACTCACATGCAATAGAAACACAGTATACAGTTGCTAACAATTTATAAAGGTACAAGATTCATGCTATagaaaaattacataattaaaataatatgaagatataaaatttatgaaaaaatacctGGCTAAAAGCTAATATAGAACCCTAAACTTGTCTTCTTTTTGAAGTATGCTTCTGTGGTATATTTTTGGAGTAGGCGTCTGTGGAATGAGGGAAAAAAAACCGAAGAGCAGTATTTAAAAAGCGTGGGTGGGCTGGGCTGCCTGGGCCCAGCGACCGCGGCAACCCAGCGCCCGCTCACACCCAGCGCGCGTTGGACACTCTCAacgattgctgagttccagcgctcgctggcttcttggccgcgggcgctggaactcagcgctcgcttaaaacttcattgatttcaattctcgtggttcttggccggatttcatCGTGtctattttttggatgaaatccatgaaagtcattccggattttaagtcaatggaataacgaatacacctagatttgtatggattttaaaaagtctttaacgaatacacccagatttatatggacttttaaaagtcttgaacgaatacaaccagatttctgcagacttttaaaagtcttaaacgaatacacccacacttttaaaatccatagaaatccatcaaattccacaacgaatacaccccctaacAAACAATTGCACCAATTTAATTATCTAAGAAGAGTTATAATTCAAAGGAAAATAGTAGTGCATAAACAAGGTCTGCACGTTCCCAGCGTCCCCCCCTTAGTGGCGGCTGAAAGATACTAATAAATAAAGAGGGCCACAAATGGGCCAAAAGATAAAGCCTCAGTCGTGGGCGCGGGACACGCTCACGGCCCGGGCCTATTCTGCGCAGCGAAATTCTTTACATTCGTTCTCTTTTGTTTTAAATCCGATTTCAAATTTGTCTTCGCCCACAAACTTGTATCGAGGAATAACTTCAATTCTTCGTAAGACCACTCAACTCAATTCTGTCTCTATTTTTGTCCATTTATTAATCAATTCGAGCATAAAATTTTGAGACAataaaattagcacaaaagctcagaTTAATTAACTCTTGAGTGAACGAGACCAAAATATACACCAATATAACACACAAACACCCAGAaactcatcacaaaatagggctaaacatgGAGTTCAAGTGTTAGAGCAGGAGAATAATGAGATTGTAAAACTCAGATGTGGAGTGAAATGATCAAGTATGAAAGGATTAGGTATATCCTATTAAGAAGATGAATCATTTTTGGAAGTTATGGAGAATCGTGTCCAAGTCGGTTTCAATGATTTTTGAAATCCAGGAAGAAAATAGAAGAGACACGTGTCCTAAAAGTCCGCATTTACAGAAAAAGGGCGGGATCACTCAAGATCGTGGAATAACTGCTtatatcatttaaaaataaatgcaaGGATATTTTAGTGGTggacgtcgttttccaccaaataattactgcaaaattatcaaaataaattagtataatgacaagtagggtcgatcccacagagagcaggtaaaatcattcaattccctaaaatctataatttttggtgtagccaccacgccttaattttgagaaaagattaattaactaagaaagcaaattaaatcaaataaactaactcttgaaataaatcaataaaaaggtaactcgactcaaataaatccacactaattcaaagctctgatcatcgacgcaaagattaattaacccctatcaaccaactagttctaggataccgtgatacgcactgacattccccaattcctacttactgtatcGATAGACGGCTGGATACGTCAGTcctgcctatttcccttattaaaatataacctagctggatacgccagttatagatttaatattctaatagcattaaggagaaggaacccagtttagaccaattatcctagatacgctagtaataattaatctaccaatttattcctactacgaacacggtagttttatcactaatcagccatattccaacaattacggattggaggtactaattgactataatccaatttaatctacgttgatcaggcttaaataaaattagaattatctttaaaccctaggaataaattgaaatcaataggaaccaattttatgctcaattaggtctcacagattaataaattagtgctttattattctcgccgaattaaagaattagctactcataattaaaactaGAACAATCAAATAGATTAAAATAAACATAAGATAACAAATAATAAATAACGAATAAAACTAAGAATCAAAATAACAAAACCAATCCACCACTCTTGCAATATGAATAAACTTGAATTCTGCTCCAATTGATCAACTCCAAAAAGTCAACGCTAATCCTCCCCACTAATATTTCTCGAaaagcatgaaaatatataaCCAAAACTaaactaaggggggtgtattcgttctcaaatttgatggatttctatggattttaaaagtctgtgtgtattcgttcaagacttttaaaagtctgcagaaatctgggtgtattcgttcaagacttttaaaagtccatataaatttgggtgtattcgttccagactttttaaaatccatacaaatctaggtgtattcgttattccattgacttaaaatccggaatgactttcatggatttcattcaaaaaatacacacgacgacatccggccaagaaccacgagaattgaaatccatgaagttttaagcgagcgctgagttccagcgcccgcggccaagaagccaacGAGCGCTAGAACTCAGCAATCGTTGAGAGTGTCCAGCGCGCGCTGGGTTTGAGCGGCCGCTGGGTTCCCAGCAGCAACATGAACTAACCAACGGTGTCGCCGGTCGTtacagcagcagcaacaacaacttCGATTCACCAGCCGTCACATAGACGGCGTCCGATGATGCCTATTCTTTCAACCAGACCCCCGCCCCGCGTAACGTGGGGAGCTATGGTGGTCTTCTGACCTTCAACGTTGCTATGTACATGAAATCCGAACTCCTGGATCTCCGGAAACGCCTCTTTTCCGAACTCGATCAGATTCGTGATTTGCGAGACCGGATTGAGTCTGGTCGATTCAACATTGGCGAAACTCCTAGATCTCAACCGAAATCAAAGAAGTTTAGTGGCAGTAAACGGCCTGGCCCTGCGATTGGATCCGCCCCCAAGAAATTGAGCGATGGATATGACAATGGCAGTTTGGAGGCGGTTAATTTTGGGGATTTGTTGAAAGAATGTGAGAAGATTGTTGGTAAATTGATCAAACACAAAAAATTTGGGTATGTTTTCAGAGCACCTGTGGATGTTGTTGCGTTCGGGCTTCTCGATTATCATCAGATTGTGAAGCATCCCATGGATCTAGGTACTGTCAAAGCGAATCTGGCGAAAAATGTGTATATTGAGATTTGGACAATGAGTGACAAAAATGATGATTTGGACAAGAAGATGAAAGACAAGAAAGAATTTGAAATAAACGACAGCTAAAGATGATTTGTACagcttttcttctttatttcaagAACTCCAATTCATATCAGTAAAAAGATAGATATTCTCTTACCACACATCGTTTACTAGAAATGCTTTCCCGTGGCTGCTTGACATACAGGCCCAACATCGTTTGCTCCAGTAATTGATGCAGCGgttcatattgtggaaaagagTAATTTTCAGTATCATGTCCTTGTTATCATCGCAGATGGACAGGTCATGTTTCTTTCATCCATTgaatttagaatttaatttcttgtgattcttctcgctggaacccagcgatcgctgggtttccagcgctcgctggaactcagcggtcgctgggtctTTTCTAGCGGGTGCTGGTTCTCCGCgggcgctggtttcatggaattcaattccaaaattatcccgtaaagtcttcgaaaatcagtgaaaatcggggtgaaatccaaccacgaattctttgaaagtcgtctggaatctatgtgaattccatggactttttaaagtctgtggaaatccacaacgaatacacccccctaaagcTAAAAACAACTAACTTAATTCTAATCTCATGGGTTCTCTCCAAAAAGTGGCGGCTCCTATCTAacaaaacaaatatatatatatgggaataAAGATCCCTAAAGTTGCCGCCTTTTACAAGTtcatgggcttcggcccttaatcaaaataatgcctcaaaatataattaaaaacaagagttttggGCTAAATAAATTATAGACAATTAATTCCAAGCCCGATCTCCAAACTTCTTCTTCACAGTCCATCATCTTCGTCAAATCCATGCCAATTTCATCCAAAATCTCGACTTCCTTCAATTTCTTCCATCCACAAGATCTATCTCCAATTTTCgctcaattcctacatccaaaaTATCATAAACCATGTAAAATCACATAAAATCATagcaaacacacactaaactaggtaactaaaatacacacatcattTAGTTAAGACATTTAAATGACATAGCAGGGCAGAACGATTAACGAAATATATGAGAGAATCTAAAATACATTTACCGAGTTCCGAAAACATGAGACACAAAAAAATATGAACAGGAATCGTTTGTCTTCATATAAGAGGATATTTCGGTTGATATTTCCCAACAATCAATTGACCAATGAGATAATGattcattaaaaatataacaagCACGGGAAAGTAAACTTGATACAAGTTCACATGAATAGTTAGGAATACTTAGAAATCGattgatcattgtagtcagtcgataccataGACAAATTGTGCTGAAGAGGTTCGGTTTCCCTTTGATTAGGAATTGATTTCCTTTGAACCATCATGACATCAGTCATGAGTCTTCAGTTGTTGGAATTCCCCCTCAACTATTGTAGTGGTCTTCAGTAACCTTTCTCTTTGAATTCTTGGCCTTCTTCTTCAAGAAGCAATCGCGTTAGATTCTCAGTCATTGATTGGATCCTTGATTGAAATCAGACTTCTCTTCGGAATCCCAAATCTAACACACCATCAGTCGAGGTGAATCTTCTCTGTTGTTGACTGATATTCTATCTGAAGATGAGACTTCTACAGATAATCTTCTAAACTCAGCTTCCATCTCCTCCTCTTCAAAATTGGGCCATGGATAGACATGAAATTCAGCATTGTGTCCCCTTTGAGATAACGGAGTCCCAGCTGACTGATAGCCTCTTGGTTGGACTAATTGAACTGTAGGCTGATGTTGACTATACAGCGATTGATGAAATCCAGTTGCATTATCTTTGAATGTTTCTGGAGAGTCGCCGTCGGAATCATCAGCTGTGTCTTCAACCAAAACTTATTTTCCTTTATCTTCTTCAGTCGATTTTCCTCTAATGTTATCCTCTGGCAATGGAGACGGGAGAGTGTTTATGAGAGTGTCGTTCTCTTAACAGAACTCAACCCACTGACATTTCTTTATTTGAAGTTTTGATTGTTCAAATAAAGTTTCATCAAGATCTCTTTTTGTCTGGATTAGTTCAGCTTCAGTTTCTCTTAGGAGACCTTGTATGAGTTGATTCTTTTCAATCTGAAGTGTCTACCTCAAATCTTCCAATCTGGCATATTCTTGGGCCAGTTCTCCCTGATCATCTCCATCATGGATGATTGAAGATATTTCATTTCGCTCTGGACGAAGTCATGGCAATAGCCATTTCCAATCTCTGTTTGTCTACAAGTATATATGCTAATTTAAACCTTAGATCCTCGAAGGCGCACATGACTTGTTCCAACTTACTTACTTCAAGCATCATTGGTTCAGAGGAAGAGGCTTCTGTGTTTTCTGCACTACTGTCCACGAAAAATTGATTCCCAAAATCTGAACTTGAAGAATTGCTGGATGAAGATTCTGAAGAGGGACAATGATCTTCTGtatctgttgggaaccttgtggaatatcctaatacTTGTTttaatgataccaaaactcataggtcttaattgtaatagactagaacagttttgaactcaagtgttagagttcgtttctagtttagtatgcggtgcggaagactgaagactgaagactgaaggacgaaggactgaagactgaagactgaaggtaccaactgaagtatcagttgaagaatcagtttggaaccgattacttaatgcgtgccacagactgatactaaagtcaagtatcagttgatcattcttcctcggactgatcttccaacgttcaaaggaagccacgtactcacaagagtacagccgcattaaatgcagattTCAgttttacagctttcagttttacattcctacttgtgttgtttcaattgataaactgaatactgattaacagcaaagagaaacctaagaccaacaacgtgctcaaccgaggctattgcgaaactaagtttaatttccgctgcgtatgatatcaatctgacttatctatcttttgatagtcaggaagagtgttatcatctctgttttagcaaactcgactgaagcccataagtgcatcagttaagttccagtaacttaactgataactccttactgaagagcgttcagtatcagtcgccaacccTGTTCGGTCAAAattgttttcagtcaacaggtgtctttgtttgcgtgtaaagtttcgtttagatctctatcttgagatccctctgattgaggaatttgtaaaaatagcccataggcgtattccccccccccaaatacacctattcgagaccccccaggacctaacaattggtatcagagcaggttgttcgcaagaacactctgtatctTATTAGGTTCtgattgaactagatcattttccTCAAAGGTTTCGAAAAagttttctctttcattttgtgCTTGCTGTTtgttctatctgttgttatctgttctctctttttgatggagactaaccacagcagattatcttctctacctatgtttagtattgaaaaatacgacatatgaaagtttcagcttgaaagcttcctcaccgcccaacattgccgaatgtgggaagtcatcaccaaaggaccaatcatcatcGCCGAAACCGTCAAACGGATCCCTGTTGATCcacatcaggatccttacgatgaggtccagccaaagcaaaaggcagacttcaccaccgaataaaggaagcaagatgagctagacaacctattcaaaagtatcatctccggcaccattcccgacaagcatgtcatgaagatcatcaagtgcggaactgcaaaggagatgtgggacattcttgaaataatgtgcgtaggttccgaggaaatcaaggagaataagctatccatagcttgccagaagttcgactccttcctcatgctcaagaatgaatctgtcgaagaaatggaacttagattcaatcaaatcttgaatgaagttcaatcaatttctaaagacaaatacactcaacgagaaatcaacctgaagattcttcgagcactgccacgaggagaatggcagatctactcagtcgctcatcaacataagtcaggattcagtcagctcccgacaaacaagcttttctctgacctcatggcaaatgagttcgaccttcagagaaatcttggaatcaagaaggctggaggatcaaacgaagatggtccatcaacctcaagaggaacagcactgaaagcttcagcaagagaaggcaagaagcaaatcaaggaaccagtggaactcaaccctgaggacttcttcagtcaatatgctttgtggactgaaagattcaacaaaatggagtccaagttccggaagtacataaggttccacaagcagcacttcaaaggaaaggaaagagaaagcaactccagacattccactgatcgaagcggagaaaggaagtcagccgcttacgacatcaaagacatggaatccttcggatgcagaaagaaagggcactttcgaaatgaatgccctgaactgactcaatctgagcgcaaagagctgaaagccaagaaagatcgcagcttctCAAGGAAGAAaacgatggttgctgacgatgt harbors:
- the LOC131008293 gene encoding uncharacterized protein LOC131008293; this encodes MNYEDKIKIAIEEDKDEELEDESETEIEIELSDLARQLMEAAKIIREKAHVDDTRYTTVEEILATFLIIVGHSDRYCNVRERFGRSHFAASQNFNKILRALNTIAPDMMVKPTGAIPAKIREGTRFNPYFKDCIRAIDGTHIPTMIRGRDVSCYRNCHGVNSQNVLVACKFDLQFIYVLSGWEDSAHDSKILSDALSRPNGLHVPQGKYFLVDRGFANRRQFLAPLRGVRYHLKDFGGDGRHPRNADELFNLRHASLRNVIERIFGIFKSRFTIFKTAHPFPFQTQAELVLACVGLHNFLRKECRSDEFPVEVEE
- the LOC131008294 gene encoding uncharacterized protein At2g29880-like; its protein translation is MGDSQPQDSKKRAVYEAWTKEQSDALLEILFNSGFGYDNNTKKFTASDEVWDAYIEAHPKDAYLRTGSFSDFGDLGIAVGNSVAVGRNAIGLGSATNARTIGVDESRGPNIEELNYDAENEAFVVLGQDDPPLSGSKSPVAFTEVSVESTQRRAPAKRSRGQFETNSGHTENSSHQEFMAEINKITSTMDRVESLFVKRDTMLERREKEKSYTTWDAIKEIPDLSDDARMKAFDLLVTKSQKDGFMKMTVPERKRWIESKIKD